GGGCTATGTCCCAGAGGATCGGCGGATTGTACCCGGTCTGACGGTGCGCGAGAACCTGCGCCTCGGAACGTTGGCAATGAAGACAGCGCGCAACGAAAGCGCTATGATAGAACGCATTGCCGTGACGTTTCCACGCCTCAAGGAGCGGCTAGAACAAAATGCAGCTACGATGTCAGGCGGCGAACAACAGATGCTCGCGATTGCAAGGGCATGGATTTCAAACCCAAAGATGATCATGCTGGATGAACCCTCCGAAGGCATCATGCCGGTCCTTGTGGATGAGATGTTTGAACTGTTCGAACGGATGAAATCGGACGGCACGACGATTTTGCTTATTGAACAGAACGTAGAGATAGCCCTGACGGTATCCGATCGCGCCTATATCCTCGATCAGGGCAAGATCGTCTATGATGCTTCGGCGGAGGAACTGCTTGGCAACGAAGAGATGCAACAACGATATTGCTCGGTTTGAGGGGGCGATCCCGACACAACCGACGATCTGAAATGCCATTCAATTTAAGCTCTCAGATAGGAAAAAACTGTTTCATTCTAGGTAGCGCATTTGAAGTCGGCGGACACAACAACCTGTTTGCAAGGTG
This is a stretch of genomic DNA from Aquicoccus sp. G2-2. It encodes these proteins:
- a CDS encoding ABC transporter ATP-binding protein; translation: MMLDVKDLNAWYGRSHILQGISLTVKGGEIVSLIGRNGAGKTTTLRAIMGLMPSTRGKVTFDGEEILAAPPHARFSKGLGYVPEDRRIVPGLTVRENLRLGTLAMKTARNESAMIERIAVTFPRLKERLEQNAATMSGGEQQMLAIARAWISNPKMIMLDEPSEGIMPVLVDEMFELFERMKSDGTTILLIEQNVEIALTVSDRAYILDQGKIVYDASAEELLGNEEMQQRYCSV